The following are from one region of the Camelus dromedarius isolate mCamDro1 chromosome 16, mCamDro1.pat, whole genome shotgun sequence genome:
- the SLC25A19 gene encoding mitochondrial thiamine pyrophosphate carrier, whose product MVGYDPRADGRNISNFEVAVAGSVSGLVTRALISPLDVIKIRFQLQIERLSRRDPSAKYYGILQAGRQILQEEGPTAFWKGHIPAQLLSIGYGAVQFLSFELLTELVHRASVRDARDFSVHFVCGGLSACVATLAVHPVDVLRTRFAAQGEPRVYKTLRDAVMTMYRTEGPLVFYKGLNPTLIAIFPYAGFQFSFYSSLKHAYEWAVPSEGKKNGNFRNLLCGSGAGVISKTLTYPLDLFKKRLQVGGFEQARASFGQVRRYKGLLDCAQQVLREEGAQGFFKGLSPSLLKAALSTGFVFFWYELFCNLFHHMKKADS is encoded by the exons ATGGTGGGCTATGACCCCAGAGCAGATGGCAGGAATATCTCCAATTTTGAGGTGGCAGTGGCTGGGTCTGTGTCTGGACTTGTCACACGGGCACTGATCAGCCCCTTGGACGTCATCAAGATCCGTTTCCAG CTTCAGATTGAGCGTCTGTCTCGCAGAGACCCCAGTGCAAAATACTACGGGATCCTACAGGCGGGGAGACAGATCTTGCAAGAGGAGGGCCCGACAGCCTTCTGGAAAGGACACATCCCAGCCCAGCTTCTCTCCATAGGCTATGGAGCTGTCCAA TTTTTGTCCTTTGAACTGCTGACCGAGCTGGTGCACAGGGCCAGCGTGCGCGATGCCCGCGACTTCTCCGTGCACTTTGTGTGTGGCGGCCTGTCCGCCTGCGTGGCCACCCTCGCCGTGCATCCTGTGGACGTTCTGCGCACCCGCTTCGCAGCTCAGGGTGAGCCCAGG GTCTATAAAACCCTGCGAGACGCCGTGATGACCATGTACAGGACCGAAGGCCCCTTAGTCTTCTACAAAGGCTTGAACCCCACCTTGATCGCCATCTTCCCATACGCCGGCTTCCAGTTCTCCTTCTACAGCTCCTTGAAGCACGCGTACGAGTGGGCCGTGccaagtgaaggaaagaaaaatg GGAACTTCAGAAACCTGCTCTGTGGCAGCGGAGCTGGAGTCATCAGCAAGACCCTTACGTACCCCCTGGACCTCTTCAAGAAACGGCTGCAGGTCGGAGGGTTTGAGCAGGCCCGAGCCTCCTTTGGCCAG GTTCGAAGGTACAAGGGCCTCCTGGACTGTGCCCAGCAGGTGCTACGAGAGGAGGGTGCGCAGGGCTTCTTCAAAGGCTTGTCCCCCAGCCTGCTGAAGGCTGCCCTCTCCACTGGCTTCGTGTTCTTCTGGTATGAGCTCTTCTGCAACCTCTTCCACCACATGAAGAAGGCAGACAGCTAG
- the MIF4GD gene encoding MIF4G domain-containing protein: MVMGEPGREEYKIQSFDAETQQLLKTALKDPGAVDLEKVANVIVDHSLQDCVFSKEAGRMCYAIIQAESKQAGQSVFRRGLLNRLQQEYQAREQLRARSLQGWVCYVTFICNIFDYLRVNNMPMMALVNPVYDCLFRLAQPDSLSKEEEVDCLVLQLHRVGEQLEKMNRQRMDELFVLIRDGFLLPSGLSSLAQLLLLEIIEFRAAGWKTTPAAHKYYYSEVSE; the protein is encoded by the exons ATGGTCATGGGTGAGCCTGGTAGAGAGGAATATAAAATCCAGTCTTTTGATGCAGAGACCCAGCAGCTGCTGAAGACAGCACTCAAAG ATCCAGGTGCTGTGGACTTGGAGAAAGTGGCCAATGTGATTGTGGACCATTCTCTGCAGGACTGTGTGTTCAGCAAGGAAGCAGGACGCATGTGCTACGCCATCATTCAG GCAGAGAGCAAGCAAGCAGGCCAGAGTGTCTTCCGCCGCGGACTCCTCAACCGGCTGCAGCAGGAATACCAGGCTCGGGAGCAGCTTCGAGCCcgctccctgcagggctgggtcTGCTATGTCACCTTTATCTGCAACATTTTTGACTACCTGAGG GTGAACAACATGCCCATGATGGCCCTGGTGAACCCGGTCTACGACTGCCTCTTCCGGCTGGCCCAGCCCGACAGTCTGagcaaggaggaggag GTGGACTGCCTGGTGCTGCAGCTGCACCGGGTCGGGGAGCAGCTGGAGAAGATGAACAGGCAGCGCATGGATGAGCTCTTTGTCCTGATCCGGGATGGCTTCCTGCTCCCAAGTGGCCTCAGCTCCCTGGCCCAGCTGCTGCTTCTGGAGATCATTGAATTCCGGGCAGCCGGCTGGAAGACGACCCCGGCCGCCCATAAGTATTACTACAGCGAGGTCTCTGAGTAG
- the MRPS7 gene encoding small ribosomal subunit protein uS7m isoform X2, with product METAALATPPQPNSAQTVQRRLTQVRWSRYGPEYKDPQIDKEYYRKPLAELTEEEKYERELRETQLIKAAPAAKTSSVFEDPVISKFTNMMMKGGNKVLARSLMTQTLEAVKRKQFEKYHAASAEEQATIERNPYTIFHQALKNCEPVIGLVPILKGGHFYQVPVPLPDRRRRFLAMKWMITECRENKHRRMLMPEKLSRELLEAFHNQGPVIKRKHDMHKMAEANRALAHYRWW from the exons ATGGAAACAGCAGCATTAGCCACCCCACCTCAACCCAACTCAGCTCAGACAGTCCAGAGACG GCTAACCCAAGTGAGGTGGAGCCGCTATGGTCCTGAATACAAGGATCCCCAGATTGACAAGGAATATTACCGCAAGCCCTTGGCCGAGCTGACTGAGGAGGAGAAGTATGAGCGGGAGCTCAGGGAGACCCAGCTTATCAAAGCTGCGCCGGCGGCGAAAACAAGCTCTGTGTTTGAAGACCCGGTGATCAG TAAGTTCACCAACATGATGATGAAAGGAGGAAACAAAGTACTGGCCAGATCCCTCATGACACAG ACTCTGGAAGCTGTGAAAAGAAAGCAGTTTGAAAAGTACCATGCTGCTTCTGCAGAGGAACAGGCAACCATTGAACGCAACCCTTATACCATCTTCCATCAAGCCCTGAAAAACTGTGAGCCCGTGATTGGGCTGGTACCCATCCTCAAGGGTGGCCATTTCTACCAG GTCCCTGTGCCGCTACCTGATCGGCGCCGTCGCTTCCTGGCCATGAAGTGGATGATTACTGAGTGCAGGGAGAATAAGCACCGGCGGATGCTAATGCCAGAGAAGCTGTCGCGGGAGCTGCTGGAGGCTTTTCACAATCAGGGCCCTGTGATTAAGAGGAAGCACGACATGCACAAGATGGCCGAGGCCAACCGCGCGCTGGCCCACTACCGCTGGTGGTAG
- the MRPS7 gene encoding small ribosomal subunit protein uS7m isoform X3 encodes MHRVKTLWSLFLVSRHSLRLTQVRWSRYGPEYKDPQIDKEYYRKPLAELTEEEKYERELRETQLIKAAPAAKTSSVFEDPVISKFTNMMMKGGNKVLARSLMTQTLEAVKRKQFEKYHAASAEEQATIERNPYTIFHQALKNCEPVIGLVPILKGGHFYQVPVPLPDRRRRFLAMKWMITECRENKHRRMLMPEKLSRELLEAFHNQGPVIKRKHDMHKMAEANRALAHYRWW; translated from the exons ATGCACAGAGTTAAGACCCTGTGGAGCCTTTTCCTCGTCTCCCGTCACTCGCTCAG GCTAACCCAAGTGAGGTGGAGCCGCTATGGTCCTGAATACAAGGATCCCCAGATTGACAAGGAATATTACCGCAAGCCCTTGGCCGAGCTGACTGAGGAGGAGAAGTATGAGCGGGAGCTCAGGGAGACCCAGCTTATCAAAGCTGCGCCGGCGGCGAAAACAAGCTCTGTGTTTGAAGACCCGGTGATCAG TAAGTTCACCAACATGATGATGAAAGGAGGAAACAAAGTACTGGCCAGATCCCTCATGACACAG ACTCTGGAAGCTGTGAAAAGAAAGCAGTTTGAAAAGTACCATGCTGCTTCTGCAGAGGAACAGGCAACCATTGAACGCAACCCTTATACCATCTTCCATCAAGCCCTGAAAAACTGTGAGCCCGTGATTGGGCTGGTACCCATCCTCAAGGGTGGCCATTTCTACCAG GTCCCTGTGCCGCTACCTGATCGGCGCCGTCGCTTCCTGGCCATGAAGTGGATGATTACTGAGTGCAGGGAGAATAAGCACCGGCGGATGCTAATGCCAGAGAAGCTGTCGCGGGAGCTGCTGGAGGCTTTTCACAATCAGGGCCCTGTGATTAAGAGGAAGCACGACATGCACAAGATGGCCGAGGCCAACCGCGCGCTGGCCCACTACCGCTGGTGGTAG
- the MRPS7 gene encoding small ribosomal subunit protein uS7m isoform X1 gives MAAPAVKAARGWSGLALGVRGPVLRLPGLTQVRWSRYGPEYKDPQIDKEYYRKPLAELTEEEKYERELRETQLIKAAPAAKTSSVFEDPVISKFTNMMMKGGNKVLARSLMTQTLEAVKRKQFEKYHAASAEEQATIERNPYTIFHQALKNCEPVIGLVPILKGGHFYQVPVPLPDRRRRFLAMKWMITECRENKHRRMLMPEKLSRELLEAFHNQGPVIKRKHDMHKMAEANRALAHYRWW, from the exons ATGGCTGCCCCCGCGGTGAAGGCTGCGCGAGGGTGGTCGGGCCTCGCCTTGGGCGTGCGGGGTCCTGTCCTGCGGCTTCCAGG GCTAACCCAAGTGAGGTGGAGCCGCTATGGTCCTGAATACAAGGATCCCCAGATTGACAAGGAATATTACCGCAAGCCCTTGGCCGAGCTGACTGAGGAGGAGAAGTATGAGCGGGAGCTCAGGGAGACCCAGCTTATCAAAGCTGCGCCGGCGGCGAAAACAAGCTCTGTGTTTGAAGACCCGGTGATCAG TAAGTTCACCAACATGATGATGAAAGGAGGAAACAAAGTACTGGCCAGATCCCTCATGACACAG ACTCTGGAAGCTGTGAAAAGAAAGCAGTTTGAAAAGTACCATGCTGCTTCTGCAGAGGAACAGGCAACCATTGAACGCAACCCTTATACCATCTTCCATCAAGCCCTGAAAAACTGTGAGCCCGTGATTGGGCTGGTACCCATCCTCAAGGGTGGCCATTTCTACCAG GTCCCTGTGCCGCTACCTGATCGGCGCCGTCGCTTCCTGGCCATGAAGTGGATGATTACTGAGTGCAGGGAGAATAAGCACCGGCGGATGCTAATGCCAGAGAAGCTGTCGCGGGAGCTGCTGGAGGCTTTTCACAATCAGGGCCCTGTGATTAAGAGGAAGCACGACATGCACAAGATGGCCGAGGCCAACCGCGCGCTGGCCCACTACCGCTGGTGGTAG
- the GGA3 gene encoding ADP-ribosylation factor-binding protein GGA3 isoform X1: MAEAEGESLESWLNKATNPSNRQEDWEYIIGFCDQINKELEGPQIAVRLLAHKIQSPQEWEAVQALTVLEACMKNCGRRFHNEVGKFRFLNELIKVVSPKYLGDRVSEKVKTKVIELLYSWTLALPEESKIKDAYHMLKRQGIVQSDPLIPVDRTLIPSPPPRPKNPVFDDEEKSKLLAKLLKSKNPDDLQEANKLIKSMVKEDEARIQKVTKRLHTLEEVNNNVKLLSEMLLHYSKEDSSEADKELMKELFDRCENKRRTLFKLASETEDNDNSLGDILQASDNLSRVINSYKTIVEGQVINGEVSTSAMPNSEGNNHSSNQGTLIDLAELDAPSSSSAPAPTSLDIPVLPPPPQASGGGCSHSCSQAEAPPGPNSASNALCLLDEELLCLGLTDPAPSVPPKESAGNSQWPLFQNEQSDLDFFSSKPGTGTCSPSDGRLLQPSALPAGNSQAPVVPASVAAPKAGSFLFPTGLAPASAPKAEPAAPGYHGSCLGDSTTHQLDALDQLLEEAKATSGLVKPASASFFPGATTSPLIPTSTSARPLLPFSTGPGSPLFQPPAFQSQGSPMKGPELSLASVHVPLESIKPSSALPVTAYDKNGFRILFHFAKECPPGRPDVLVVVVSMLNTAPLPIKSIVLQAAVPKSMKVKLQPPSGTELSPFSPIQPPAAITQVMLLANPLKEKARLRYRLTFALGEQLSTEVGEVDQFPPVEQWGNL; this comes from the exons ATGGCGGAGGCGGAAGGGGAGAGCTTGGAGTCTTGGTTGA ATAAAGCCACCAATCCTTCCAACCGCCAGGAGGACTGGGAATACATAATTGGCTTTTGTGATCAGATCAACAAAGAGCTTGAAGG GCCACAGATCGCCGTCCGACTGCTGGCCCATAAGATCCAGTCTCCGCAGGAATGGGAGGCGGTCCAGGCCCTGACG GTGCTGGAGGCCTGCATGAAGAACTGTGGGAGGAGATTTCATAACGAAGTGGGAAAGTTCCGGTTTTTGAATGAGTTGATCAAAGTCGTCTCTCCAAAG TACCTAGGGGACAGGGTGTCTGAGAAAGTGAAGACCAAGGTCATCGAGTTGCTTTATAGCTGGACATTGGCCCTGCCGGAAGAATCAAAGATCAAGGATGCCTACCACATGTTGAAGAGACAGG GCATAGTGCAGTCTGACCCCCTGATCCCTGTGGACAGGACGCTGATCCCCTCTCCACCACCTCGTCCCAAAAACCCTGTTTTTGATGATGAGGAGAAATCCAAG CTTTTAGCCAAGTTGTTGAAAAGCAAAAACCCAGATGACCTGCAGGAGGCCAACAAACTCATCAAGTCCATGGTGAAGGAA GATGAGGCTCGGATCCAGAAGGTGACCAAGCGCCTGCACACTTTAGAGGAGGTTAATAACAACGTAAAGCTGCTCAGTGAGATGCTGCTTCATTATAGCAAAGAGGATTCTTCAGAGGCAGATAAAGAGCTCATGAAG GAACTGTTTGATCGGTGTGAGAACAAGAGGCGGacattattcaaactagccagtGAGACAGAGGACAATGACAATAGTTTGG gGGACATCCTGCAGGCCAGTGACAACCTCTCCCGGGTGATCAACTCTTACAAAACAATCGTTGAAGGGCAGGTCATCAATGGTGAGGTGTCTACCTCAGCCATGCCCAACTCTGAAG GAAACAACCACTCCAGTAACCAAGGCACTCTCATCGACCTTGCTGAGTTGGATGCACCGAGCAGCtcctcagcccctgcccccacctccttggacatccctgtcctccctccacccccgcaGGCCTCGGGAGGTGGGTGCAGCCACTCCTGCAGCCAGGCCGAGGCACCCCCAGGACCCAACAGCGCAAGCAACGCCCTCTGCCTGTTGGACGAGGAGCTGCTCTGCTTGG GCCTCACTGACCCAGCCCCCAGTGTTCCTCCCAAAGAGTCAGCTGGTAACAGCCAGTGGCCCCTGTTCCAG AATGAACAGTCGGACCTGGACTTCTTCAGCTCCAAACCGGGGACTGGTACCTGTAGCCCCTCAGATGGGCGTCTCCTCCAGCCCTCCGCACTCCCCGCAGGCAACTCCCAGGCTCCTGTGGTCCCAGCCAGCGTTGCTGCCCCCAAAGCAGGCTCCTTTTTGTTCCCTACTGGACTGGCCCCAGCTTCGGCCCCAAAGGCTGAGCCCGCAGCTCCTGGGTACCATGGTTCATGTTTGGGCGACAGCACCACGCACCAGCTGGATGCGCTCGATCAGCTTCTAGAAGAGGCCAAAGC gacCTCAGGCCTGGTGAAACCTGCCTCCGCCAGCTTCTTCCCTGGGGCTACCACCTCCCCTCTGATCCCCACCAGCACCTCAGCTaggcctctcctccccttctccacgGGGCCCGGCAGCCCTCTTTTCCAACCACCTGCCTTCCAGTCCCAGGGCAGCCCCATGAAGGGGCCCGAGCTCTCCCTGGCCAGTGTCCACGTGCCCCTGGAGTCTATCAAGCCTA GTAGCGCCCTTCCTGTGACAGCCTATGATAAAAACGGCTTCCGCATCCTCTTCCATTTTGCCAAGGAGTGCCCTCCAGGCCGGCCAGACGTGCTGGTGGTGGTAGTGTCCATGCTGAATACGGCACCCTTGCCTATCAAGAGCATCGTGCTGCAGGCGGCAGTGCCCAAG tcAATGAAAGTAAAGTTACAGCCACCGTCTGGGACAGAACTCTCTCCGTTTAGCCCCATCCAGCCACCTGCAGCCATCACCCAGGTCATGCTGCTGGCCAATCCACTGAAG GAGAAGGCGAGGCTTCGGTACAGGCTGACCTTCGCACTGGGGGAGCAGCTGAGCACAGAGGTGGGCGAGGTGGACCAGTTCCCTCCTGTGGAGCAGTGGGGGAACCTATGA
- the GGA3 gene encoding ADP-ribosylation factor-binding protein GGA3 isoform X2, translating into MKNCGRRFHNEVGKFRFLNELIKVVSPKYLGDRVSEKVKTKVIELLYSWTLALPEESKIKDAYHMLKRQGIVQSDPLIPVDRTLIPSPPPRPKNPVFDDEEKSKLLAKLLKSKNPDDLQEANKLIKSMVKEDEARIQKVTKRLHTLEEVNNNVKLLSEMLLHYSKEDSSEADKELMKELFDRCENKRRTLFKLASETEDNDNSLGDILQASDNLSRVINSYKTIVEGQVINGEVSTSAMPNSEGNNHSSNQGTLIDLAELDAPSSSSAPAPTSLDIPVLPPPPQASGGGCSHSCSQAEAPPGPNSASNALCLLDEELLCLGLTDPAPSVPPKESAGNSQWPLFQNEQSDLDFFSSKPGTGTCSPSDGRLLQPSALPAGNSQAPVVPASVAAPKAGSFLFPTGLAPASAPKAEPAAPGYHGSCLGDSTTHQLDALDQLLEEAKATSGLVKPASASFFPGATTSPLIPTSTSARPLLPFSTGPGSPLFQPPAFQSQGSPMKGPELSLASVHVPLESIKPSSALPVTAYDKNGFRILFHFAKECPPGRPDVLVVVVSMLNTAPLPIKSIVLQAAVPKSMKVKLQPPSGTELSPFSPIQPPAAITQVMLLANPLKEKARLRYRLTFALGEQLSTEVGEVDQFPPVEQWGNL; encoded by the exons ATGAAGAACTGTGGGAGGAGATTTCATAACGAAGTGGGAAAGTTCCGGTTTTTGAATGAGTTGATCAAAGTCGTCTCTCCAAAG TACCTAGGGGACAGGGTGTCTGAGAAAGTGAAGACCAAGGTCATCGAGTTGCTTTATAGCTGGACATTGGCCCTGCCGGAAGAATCAAAGATCAAGGATGCCTACCACATGTTGAAGAGACAGG GCATAGTGCAGTCTGACCCCCTGATCCCTGTGGACAGGACGCTGATCCCCTCTCCACCACCTCGTCCCAAAAACCCTGTTTTTGATGATGAGGAGAAATCCAAG CTTTTAGCCAAGTTGTTGAAAAGCAAAAACCCAGATGACCTGCAGGAGGCCAACAAACTCATCAAGTCCATGGTGAAGGAA GATGAGGCTCGGATCCAGAAGGTGACCAAGCGCCTGCACACTTTAGAGGAGGTTAATAACAACGTAAAGCTGCTCAGTGAGATGCTGCTTCATTATAGCAAAGAGGATTCTTCAGAGGCAGATAAAGAGCTCATGAAG GAACTGTTTGATCGGTGTGAGAACAAGAGGCGGacattattcaaactagccagtGAGACAGAGGACAATGACAATAGTTTGG gGGACATCCTGCAGGCCAGTGACAACCTCTCCCGGGTGATCAACTCTTACAAAACAATCGTTGAAGGGCAGGTCATCAATGGTGAGGTGTCTACCTCAGCCATGCCCAACTCTGAAG GAAACAACCACTCCAGTAACCAAGGCACTCTCATCGACCTTGCTGAGTTGGATGCACCGAGCAGCtcctcagcccctgcccccacctccttggacatccctgtcctccctccacccccgcaGGCCTCGGGAGGTGGGTGCAGCCACTCCTGCAGCCAGGCCGAGGCACCCCCAGGACCCAACAGCGCAAGCAACGCCCTCTGCCTGTTGGACGAGGAGCTGCTCTGCTTGG GCCTCACTGACCCAGCCCCCAGTGTTCCTCCCAAAGAGTCAGCTGGTAACAGCCAGTGGCCCCTGTTCCAG AATGAACAGTCGGACCTGGACTTCTTCAGCTCCAAACCGGGGACTGGTACCTGTAGCCCCTCAGATGGGCGTCTCCTCCAGCCCTCCGCACTCCCCGCAGGCAACTCCCAGGCTCCTGTGGTCCCAGCCAGCGTTGCTGCCCCCAAAGCAGGCTCCTTTTTGTTCCCTACTGGACTGGCCCCAGCTTCGGCCCCAAAGGCTGAGCCCGCAGCTCCTGGGTACCATGGTTCATGTTTGGGCGACAGCACCACGCACCAGCTGGATGCGCTCGATCAGCTTCTAGAAGAGGCCAAAGC gacCTCAGGCCTGGTGAAACCTGCCTCCGCCAGCTTCTTCCCTGGGGCTACCACCTCCCCTCTGATCCCCACCAGCACCTCAGCTaggcctctcctccccttctccacgGGGCCCGGCAGCCCTCTTTTCCAACCACCTGCCTTCCAGTCCCAGGGCAGCCCCATGAAGGGGCCCGAGCTCTCCCTGGCCAGTGTCCACGTGCCCCTGGAGTCTATCAAGCCTA GTAGCGCCCTTCCTGTGACAGCCTATGATAAAAACGGCTTCCGCATCCTCTTCCATTTTGCCAAGGAGTGCCCTCCAGGCCGGCCAGACGTGCTGGTGGTGGTAGTGTCCATGCTGAATACGGCACCCTTGCCTATCAAGAGCATCGTGCTGCAGGCGGCAGTGCCCAAG tcAATGAAAGTAAAGTTACAGCCACCGTCTGGGACAGAACTCTCTCCGTTTAGCCCCATCCAGCCACCTGCAGCCATCACCCAGGTCATGCTGCTGGCCAATCCACTGAAG GAGAAGGCGAGGCTTCGGTACAGGCTGACCTTCGCACTGGGGGAGCAGCTGAGCACAGAGGTGGGCGAGGTGGACCAGTTCCCTCCTGTGGAGCAGTGGGGGAACCTATGA